Proteins encoded in a region of the Streptomyces sp. NBC_00513 genome:
- the pulA gene encoding pullulanase-type alpha-1,6-glucosidase, whose amino-acid sequence MIRPAAGVIAASLAVTLLPALPASAASRPPAPPSDAALAAEPARHDLTREQFYFVLPDRFANGDPRNDRGGLTGSRLETGLDPTDKGFYQGGDLKGLTDRLDYIKGLGTTAIWMAPIFKNQPVQGAGADVSAGYHGYWITDFTQVDPHFGTNADLERLIDKAHRKGMKVFFDVITNHTADVIDHREASRGYLSKGAFPYLTKDGVPFDDSDHADGKRKFPATDADSFPLTPVVPAAKKNVKVPSWLNDPSMYHNRGDSTFAGESSEQGDFSGLDDLWTERPEVVDGMEKIYEKWVRDFDIDGFRIDTVKHVNTGFWTQWATALDAYAAKRGREDFFMFGEVYSADTAVTSPYVTRGRLDATLDFPLQDAIRAYASQGAGASRLGSVLAEDHRYTTDKANAYEQVTFLGNHDMGRFGTFLKQDRPQAGERELLDRYRLANELMFLSRGNPVIYSGDEQGFTGAGGDKDARQPLFASRTADYLDDDQLGTARTHASDAYDPQHPLYRQISALAKLTRDHPALRDGVQSARLDTDSVHAVARTDARTRTEYLVASNNATGPRTVELDAPAGAGYRTLYGGTSPYAGTIRASAAGKLTVTVPALGSVVLRATAPLAPPATRPSLTLKAPAAGATGTVELSAEVTGGSLNRVVFAAQAGAGKWQVLGSADHAPYRVTQHVTAEPGTPLRYKAVVVDSAGRTASALAGSVAGQAPPAPAPGATQREYAVVHYNRPDGDYANRRLYAWGDIAEGEATPWPEGHAFSGRDAYGAFAYVRLKPGASSVNYLVIDKDGNKDVAADRTVDVTRTGEIWLEQGKEAARTERPAQPPQDTTKAVLHHQRPDGAYDGWGLHVWAGAANPTDWSKPLRPTRIDSYGAVYEVPLAEGAQSLSYILHKGDEKDLPTDQSLDLKATGHEVWMLGGKERYLLPQPAGSAAALDLTKAEAVWIDRDTVAWKAPEAAASLQLLASREGRITVDDGALKEEGAAWLRLNRSELTAAQKKKFPHLASYAAFTVDARDRDRVREALRGQLVASARAANGAVLAATGVQLAGVLDDLYATTAALGPVFKDGRPTLSVWAPTARKVSLELDGRTVAMRRDDATGVWSVRGERSWTGKPYRYDVTVWAPSTRRMVRNLVTDPYSTALTTDSARSLAVDLADPKLAPAGWRNLKKPAPVPFTSAQIQELHVRDFSVADRTTTHPGQYLAFTDTGSAGMRHLRDLAAAGTSYVHLLPAFDIGTIPEKPADRTEPACDLKAYAPDSDQQQACVSAAAAKDAYNWGYDPLHYTVPEGSYASDPNGTARTVEFRRMVQSLNGAGLRTVMDVVYNHTVAAGQSDKSVLDRIVPGYYQRLLPDGAVATSTCCANTAPENTMMGRLVVDSIVTWAKEYKVDGFRFDLMGHHPKDNILAVRKALDGLTLAKDGVDGKRIVLYGEGWNFGEVADDARFVQATQKNMAGTGIATFSDRSRDAVRGGGPFDEDPGVQGFASGLFTAPNSSPANGTPEEQRARLLHAQDLIKVGLTGNLASYAFTDTTGRRIKGSELDYNGAPAGYAAAPGDALAYADAHDNESLYDALTFKLPKGTPEADKARMQVLAMATATLSQGPALSQAGTDLLRSKSLDRNSFDSGDWFNAIHWDCRDGNGFGRGLPPAADNQPKWPYAKPLLTGPAPGCPEITGTSAAHRDLLRIRTTEPAFALTTADAVQRTIGFPLSGTEETPGVITMTAGDLVVVFNATPGVRSQRVADLAGRGYALHPIQAAGSDATVKGSTYDTGTGQFTVPARTVAVFKRG is encoded by the coding sequence TTGATACGCCCCGCCGCGGGAGTGATCGCCGCCAGCCTGGCCGTGACGCTCCTGCCCGCCCTCCCGGCGTCGGCCGCCTCCCGGCCGCCGGCCCCGCCCTCGGACGCCGCGCTGGCGGCCGAGCCGGCCCGCCACGACCTGACCCGGGAGCAGTTCTACTTCGTCCTCCCGGACCGGTTCGCGAACGGCGATCCGCGCAACGACCGGGGCGGGCTGACCGGCTCCCGGTTGGAAACCGGCCTGGACCCGACGGACAAGGGCTTCTACCAGGGCGGTGACCTCAAGGGGCTGACGGACCGGCTCGACTACATCAAGGGGCTCGGCACGACGGCCATCTGGATGGCGCCGATCTTCAAGAACCAGCCGGTGCAGGGCGCGGGCGCCGACGTCTCGGCCGGCTACCACGGCTACTGGATCACCGACTTCACGCAGGTGGACCCGCACTTCGGGACCAACGCCGACCTGGAGCGGCTGATCGACAAGGCGCACCGGAAGGGGATGAAGGTCTTCTTCGACGTCATCACCAACCACACCGCCGATGTCATCGACCACCGCGAGGCCTCCCGCGGCTACCTCTCCAAGGGCGCGTTCCCGTACCTGACCAAGGACGGGGTTCCCTTCGACGACTCCGACCACGCCGACGGGAAGCGGAAGTTCCCGGCGACGGACGCCGATTCCTTCCCCCTCACCCCCGTCGTGCCCGCGGCGAAGAAGAACGTCAAGGTCCCGTCCTGGCTCAACGACCCGTCGATGTACCACAACCGGGGCGACTCCACCTTCGCCGGCGAGTCCTCCGAGCAGGGTGACTTCTCCGGCCTCGACGACCTGTGGACCGAGCGTCCCGAGGTGGTCGACGGGATGGAGAAGATCTACGAGAAGTGGGTCCGGGACTTCGACATCGACGGTTTCCGGATCGACACGGTCAAGCACGTCAACACCGGGTTCTGGACGCAGTGGGCCACGGCCCTGGACGCGTACGCGGCCAAGCGGGGCCGCGAGGACTTCTTCATGTTCGGCGAGGTGTACTCCGCCGACACCGCCGTCACCTCCCCGTACGTGACCCGGGGCCGGCTCGACGCCACCCTCGACTTCCCGCTCCAGGACGCGATCCGCGCGTACGCCTCCCAGGGCGCGGGGGCCTCGCGGCTGGGCTCGGTGCTGGCCGAAGACCACCGGTACACCACCGACAAGGCGAACGCCTACGAGCAGGTCACCTTCCTCGGAAACCACGACATGGGCCGCTTCGGGACCTTCCTGAAGCAGGACCGGCCGCAGGCGGGGGAGCGGGAGCTGCTGGACCGCTACCGGCTGGCCAACGAGTTGATGTTCCTCTCACGGGGCAATCCGGTGATCTACTCGGGTGACGAGCAGGGCTTCACGGGCGCCGGCGGTGACAAGGACGCCCGGCAGCCCCTCTTCGCCTCGCGGACCGCCGACTACCTGGACGACGACCAGCTCGGCACGGCGCGCACCCACGCGAGCGACGCCTACGATCCGCAGCACCCGCTCTACCGGCAGATCAGTGCTCTCGCGAAGCTGACCCGGGACCACCCGGCGCTGCGGGACGGCGTCCAGAGCGCGCGCCTGGACACCGACTCCGTCCACGCGGTCGCCCGGACCGACGCCCGTACCCGTACCGAGTACCTGGTGGCCTCGAACAACGCGACCGGGCCCCGCACCGTGGAGCTCGACGCGCCGGCCGGCGCCGGCTACCGCACCCTGTACGGCGGCACCTCCCCGTACGCCGGAACCATCCGCGCCTCCGCCGCCGGCAAGCTCACCGTCACCGTCCCCGCGCTGGGCTCGGTGGTCCTGCGGGCCACCGCCCCCCTCGCCCCGCCCGCGACCCGGCCGTCCCTGACCTTGAAGGCCCCGGCCGCCGGCGCCACCGGCACCGTCGAGCTGTCCGCCGAGGTCACCGGGGGCTCCCTGAACCGGGTCGTGTTCGCGGCCCAGGCCGGCGCCGGGAAGTGGCAGGTCCTCGGCTCGGCCGACCACGCCCCGTACCGGGTCACCCAGCACGTCACGGCCGAGCCCGGCACCCCGCTGCGCTACAAGGCGGTCGTCGTGGACTCCGCCGGTCGCACGGCGAGCGCCCTCGCCGGGTCCGTCGCCGGCCAGGCCCCGCCCGCCCCGGCCCCGGGCGCGACGCAGCGCGAGTACGCGGTGGTGCACTACAACCGGCCCGACGGCGACTACGCGAACCGGCGGCTGTACGCCTGGGGCGACATCGCCGAGGGCGAGGCCACGCCCTGGCCCGAGGGGCACGCGTTCAGCGGCCGTGACGCGTACGGCGCTTTCGCGTACGTCCGGCTGAAGCCCGGGGCCTCCTCGGTGAACTACCTGGTCATCGACAAGGACGGCAACAAGGACGTCGCCGCGGACAGAACCGTCGACGTGACCAGGACCGGCGAGATCTGGCTCGAACAGGGCAAGGAGGCGGCCCGCACCGAACGCCCCGCCCAACCGCCGCAGGACACCACCAAAGCCGTCCTGCACCACCAGCGCCCCGACGGCGCGTACGACGGCTGGGGCCTGCACGTCTGGGCCGGCGCCGCGAACCCCACCGACTGGTCGAAGCCCCTCCGGCCCACCCGCATCGACTCCTACGGCGCGGTCTACGAGGTTCCGCTCGCCGAAGGCGCCCAGAGCCTCAGCTACATCCTCCACAAGGGCGACGAGAAGGACCTGCCCACCGACCAGTCGCTGGACCTGAAGGCCACCGGCCACGAGGTGTGGATGCTCGGCGGCAAGGAGCGCTACCTCCTTCCGCAGCCCGCCGGTTCGGCCGCCGCCCTGGACCTCACCAAGGCCGAGGCCGTCTGGATCGACCGCGACACCGTCGCCTGGAAGGCCCCCGAGGCCGCCGCCTCCCTCCAGCTCCTCGCCTCCCGCGAGGGCCGCATCACCGTCGACGACGGAGCCCTGAAGGAGGAGGGCGCCGCCTGGCTGCGCCTGAACCGCTCCGAACTCACCGCCGCCCAGAAGAAGAAGTTCCCGCACCTGGCCTCGTACGCCGCCTTCACCGTCGACGCCCGCGACCGCGACCGGGTCCGCGAGGCCCTGCGCGGCCAGCTCGTCGCGAGCGCCCGCGCCGCGAACGGCGCCGTCCTCGCGGCCACCGGCGTGCAACTCGCCGGCGTCCTCGACGACCTGTACGCCACCACGGCCGCGCTCGGCCCCGTCTTCAAGGACGGCCGCCCCACCCTCTCCGTCTGGGCGCCCACCGCCCGGAAGGTCTCCCTCGAACTCGACGGCCGTACCGTCGCCATGCGACGCGACGACGCCACCGGCGTCTGGTCCGTGCGCGGCGAGCGGAGCTGGACCGGCAAGCCGTACCGCTACGACGTCACCGTGTGGGCGCCGAGCACCCGCCGGATGGTCCGCAACCTGGTCACCGACCCGTACTCCACCGCCCTGACCACCGACTCCGCCCGCAGTCTGGCCGTGGACCTGGCCGACCCGAAGCTCGCCCCGGCGGGCTGGCGGAACCTCAAGAAGCCCGCACCGGTCCCCTTCACCTCCGCGCAGATCCAGGAACTCCACGTCCGGGACTTCTCCGTCGCGGACCGCACCACCACCCACCCCGGCCAGTACCTGGCCTTCACCGACACCGGCTCGGCCGGCATGCGGCACCTGCGCGACCTCGCCGCCGCCGGCACCTCCTACGTCCACCTGCTGCCGGCCTTCGACATCGGCACCATCCCGGAGAAGCCCGCCGACCGCACCGAACCCGCCTGCGACCTGAAGGCGTACGCCCCCGACAGCGACCAGCAGCAGGCCTGCGTGAGCGCCGCCGCCGCGAAGGACGCCTACAACTGGGGCTACGACCCGCTGCACTACACCGTGCCGGAGGGCTCCTACGCGAGCGACCCGAACGGCACCGCCCGCACGGTCGAGTTCCGCAGGATGGTCCAGTCGCTGAACGGCGCCGGACTGCGCACGGTCATGGACGTGGTCTACAACCACACCGTGGCCGCCGGGCAGTCCGACAAGTCGGTCCTCGACCGGATCGTGCCCGGCTACTACCAGCGGCTGCTGCCCGACGGCGCCGTGGCCACCTCCACCTGCTGCGCCAACACCGCCCCCGAGAACACCATGATGGGCCGGCTCGTCGTCGACTCGATCGTCACCTGGGCCAAGGAGTACAAGGTCGACGGCTTCCGCTTCGACCTCATGGGCCACCACCCGAAGGACAACATCCTGGCCGTGCGCAAGGCCCTCGACGGGCTGACCCTCGCCAAGGACGGGGTCGACGGCAAGCGCATCGTCCTCTACGGCGAGGGCTGGAACTTCGGCGAGGTCGCCGACGACGCCCGGTTCGTGCAGGCCACGCAGAAGAACATGGCCGGCACCGGCATCGCCACCTTCTCCGACCGCTCGCGCGACGCGGTCCGCGGCGGCGGCCCCTTCGACGAGGACCCCGGGGTCCAGGGCTTCGCCTCCGGACTGTTCACCGCGCCCAACTCCTCGCCCGCGAACGGCACTCCCGAGGAGCAGCGGGCCCGGCTGCTGCACGCCCAGGACCTGATCAAGGTCGGGCTGACCGGCAACCTCGCCTCGTACGCCTTCACCGACACCACCGGCCGTCGGATCAAGGGCTCCGAGCTGGACTACAACGGCGCCCCGGCCGGGTACGCCGCCGCTCCCGGCGACGCCCTGGCCTACGCCGACGCGCACGACAACGAGTCCCTGTACGACGCCCTGACCTTCAAGCTCCCGAAGGGCACCCCGGAGGCGGACAAGGCCCGCATGCAGGTCCTCGCCATGGCCACCGCGACCCTCTCGCAGGGCCCCGCCCTCTCCCAGGCGGGCACGGACCTGCTGCGTTCGAAGTCGCTGGACCGCAACTCCTTCGACAGCGGCGACTGGTTCAACGCCATCCACTGGGACTGCCGTGACGGCAACGGCTTCGGCCGAGGCCTTCCGCCGGCCGCCGACAACCAGCCCAAGTGGCCCTACGCGAAGCCCCTCCTGACCGGCCCGGCCCCCGGCTGCCCCGAGATCACCGGGACCTCCGCCGCCCACCGCGACCTGCTCAGGATCCGTACGACGGAACCGGCCTTCGCCCTCACCACGGCCGACGCCGTCCAGCGGACCATAGGCTTCCCGCTCTCCGGGACCGAGGAGACCCCCGGAGTGATCACCATGACCGCCGGCGACCTGGTGGTGGTCTTCAACGCCACCCCGGGCGTCCGGTCCCAGCGGGTGGCCGACCTCGCCGGCCGCGGCTACGCGCTGCACCCGATCCAGGCCGCGGGTTCCGACGCGACCGTGAAGGGGTCGACGTACGACACGGGGACGGGGCAGTTCACCGTCCCGGCCCGCACGGTCGCGGTCTTCAAGCGCGGCTGA
- a CDS encoding alpha-amylase family glycosyl hydrolase, whose amino-acid sequence MTQHLADALPTTTGTQPGWWREAVIYQVYPRSFADSNGDGMGDLEGIRSRLPYLKELGVDAVWLSPFYASPQADAGYDVADYRAIDPMFGTLHDADAVIREAHALGLRIIVDLVPNHCSDQHEWFKQALREGPGTPLRERFHFRPGQGADGSRPPNDWESIFGGPAWTRVEDGEWYLHLFAPEQPDFNWEHPAVQDEFRSILRFWLDLGADGFRIDVAHGLVKAPGLPDLGRDEQLKLLGNQVLPFFDQDGVHEIYRSWRTVLDEYAGDRIGVAEAWTPSADRTALYLRPDELHQAFNFHYLNTGWEADALRSAIDESLDAMRPVGAPTTWVLSNHDVVRHVTRYGGGARGLARARAAALLMLALPGSAYVYQGEELGLPEVTDLPDAVRQDPSFFKANGQDGLRDGCRVPIPWSGEEAPYGFGSGGSWLPQPADWAGLSVEAQTGDPHSTLELYRAALRIRRERDDLGAGDSVHWLEAPEGVLAFRRGAFTCTVNTTGEPVRMPLPGTALLASAELTDADVLPGDTAVWWQG is encoded by the coding sequence ATGACCCAGCACCTCGCCGACGCCCTCCCCACCACGACCGGTACCCAGCCCGGCTGGTGGAGAGAAGCGGTGATCTACCAGGTCTATCCACGCAGCTTCGCCGACTCCAACGGGGACGGCATGGGGGACCTCGAAGGCATCCGGAGCCGACTGCCCTACCTCAAGGAACTGGGCGTCGACGCCGTCTGGCTCAGCCCCTTCTACGCCTCCCCGCAGGCCGACGCCGGATACGACGTCGCCGACTACCGGGCCATCGACCCCATGTTCGGCACCCTGCACGACGCCGACGCCGTGATCCGCGAAGCCCACGCCCTGGGCCTGCGCATCATCGTGGACCTCGTCCCCAACCACTGCTCCGACCAGCACGAATGGTTCAAGCAGGCACTCCGCGAAGGCCCCGGAACCCCCCTGCGCGAACGCTTCCACTTCCGGCCCGGCCAGGGCGCCGACGGCTCCCGGCCCCCCAACGACTGGGAGTCGATCTTCGGCGGGCCCGCCTGGACCCGCGTCGAGGACGGCGAGTGGTACCTGCACCTCTTCGCGCCCGAGCAGCCCGACTTCAACTGGGAACACCCCGCCGTCCAGGACGAGTTCCGCTCCATCCTGCGGTTCTGGCTCGACCTCGGCGCCGACGGCTTCCGCATCGACGTCGCCCACGGCCTCGTCAAGGCCCCCGGCCTGCCCGACCTCGGCCGCGACGAACAACTCAAGCTCCTCGGCAACCAGGTCCTCCCCTTCTTCGACCAGGACGGCGTCCACGAGATCTACCGCTCCTGGCGCACCGTCCTCGACGAGTACGCCGGCGACCGCATCGGCGTCGCCGAAGCCTGGACCCCCAGCGCCGACCGCACCGCGCTGTACCTGCGCCCCGACGAACTCCACCAGGCCTTCAACTTCCACTACCTGAACACCGGTTGGGAAGCCGACGCGCTGCGCTCCGCCATCGACGAGTCCCTCGACGCCATGCGCCCCGTGGGTGCGCCGACGACGTGGGTGCTGTCGAATCACGATGTGGTGCGGCACGTGACCCGGTACGGGGGCGGCGCGCGGGGGCTGGCCCGGGCGCGGGCCGCCGCGCTGCTGATGCTGGCGTTGCCGGGGTCGGCGTACGTCTACCAGGGCGAGGAACTCGGTCTGCCCGAGGTCACCGACCTCCCCGACGCCGTCCGCCAGGACCCGTCCTTCTTCAAGGCGAACGGCCAGGACGGGCTCCGCGACGGCTGCCGCGTACCGATCCCGTGGTCGGGCGAGGAAGCCCCGTACGGCTTCGGCAGCGGCGGCAGCTGGCTGCCGCAGCCCGCCGACTGGGCCGGCCTGAGCGTCGAGGCCCAGACCGGCGACCCGCACTCCACGCTGGAGCTGTACCGGGCCGCGCTGCGCATCCGCCGCGAGCGCGACGACCTGGGCGCGGGCGACTCCGTGCACTGGCTGGAGGCCCCCGAAGGCGTACTGGCCTTCCGCCGGGGCGCGTTCACCTGCACGGTCAACACCACCGGGGAGCCCGTACGCATGCCGCTGCCCGGTACGGCACTGCTGGCCAGCGCCGAGCTGACCGACGCGGACGTACTGCCGGGCGACACGGCGGTGTGGTGGCAGGGGTGA
- a CDS encoding carbohydrate-binding module family 20 domain-containing protein gives MPARAVSAARTTRATTLFAATALVAASFTVQAPRAVAATPGVKDVTAVLFEWRFDSVARACTDSLGPAGYGYVQVSPPQEHIQGDQWWTSYQPVSYKIAGRLGDRTAFKAMVDTCHAAGVKVVVDSVINHMAAADGTGTGGSSYTKYGYPGLYSGADMDDCRATISNYQDRGNVQNCELVQLADLDTGEDYVRGRIAGYLNDLLSLGVDGFRIDAAKHMPAADLANIKSRLSNPSAYWKQEAIFGAGEAVSPSEYLGNGDVQEFRYARDLKRVFQGESLAHLKNFGEAWGYMPSGQSAVFVDNHDTERGGDTLSYKDGSAYTLANVFMLAWPYGSPDVHSGYEWSQKDAGPPNGGSVNACYVDGWKCQHAWREISSMVGFRNAARGQSVTDWWDNGGDQIAFGRGAKAYAALNHEGSALTRTFQTSLPAGGYCDVQSGRTVTVDSAGRFTATLGAGSAVALHVNARTCAGGSTPPPASDAGASFGVNASTVLGQNIHVTGDRAELGNWNASGAPKLDPAAYPVWKLDVSLPPGTFFSYKYVRKDASGNVTWESGANRSATVPASGRVTLTDTWRN, from the coding sequence ATGCCTGCCAGAGCTGTCAGTGCTGCAAGAACCACCAGAGCCACAACCCTGTTCGCCGCCACCGCACTTGTCGCCGCGTCCTTCACCGTTCAGGCCCCCCGGGCGGTCGCCGCCACTCCCGGCGTCAAGGACGTCACGGCCGTGTTGTTCGAGTGGCGCTTCGACTCCGTCGCGCGGGCCTGCACCGACAGCCTGGGGCCCGCCGGGTACGGGTACGTCCAGGTGTCGCCTCCGCAGGAGCACATCCAGGGCGACCAGTGGTGGACCTCGTACCAGCCCGTCAGCTACAAGATCGCCGGGCGGCTCGGTGACCGGACGGCCTTCAAGGCGATGGTCGACACCTGTCACGCCGCCGGCGTGAAGGTGGTCGTCGACTCCGTCATCAACCACATGGCCGCCGCCGACGGCACCGGGACGGGCGGCTCTTCGTACACGAAGTACGGCTACCCCGGCCTCTACTCCGGCGCCGACATGGACGACTGTCGGGCGACGATCTCGAACTACCAGGACCGGGGCAACGTCCAGAACTGCGAACTGGTGCAGCTCGCCGACCTCGACACCGGCGAGGACTACGTGCGCGGCCGGATCGCCGGCTACCTCAACGACCTGCTCTCCCTCGGCGTCGACGGATTCCGGATCGACGCGGCCAAGCACATGCCGGCCGCCGACCTCGCCAACATCAAGTCACGGCTGAGCAACCCCTCCGCCTACTGGAAGCAGGAGGCGATCTTCGGTGCGGGCGAGGCCGTGTCGCCGTCCGAGTACCTGGGCAACGGGGACGTGCAGGAGTTCCGCTACGCCCGCGATCTGAAGCGGGTCTTCCAGGGCGAGAGCCTCGCCCACCTGAAGAACTTCGGCGAGGCGTGGGGATACATGCCCTCCGGCCAGTCCGCCGTCTTCGTCGACAACCACGACACCGAGCGCGGTGGTGACACCCTCAGCTACAAGGACGGTTCCGCCTACACCCTCGCCAACGTCTTCATGCTGGCCTGGCCGTACGGATCGCCGGACGTGCACTCCGGCTACGAGTGGAGCCAGAAGGACGCCGGTCCGCCCAACGGCGGCTCGGTGAACGCCTGTTACGTCGACGGCTGGAAGTGCCAGCACGCGTGGCGGGAGATCTCCTCCATGGTGGGCTTCCGCAACGCCGCGCGCGGCCAGTCCGTCACCGACTGGTGGGACAACGGCGGTGACCAGATCGCGTTCGGGCGCGGCGCCAAGGCGTACGCGGCGCTCAACCACGAGGGCTCGGCGCTGACCCGGACCTTCCAGACGTCCCTGCCGGCGGGTGGCTACTGCGACGTCCAGAGCGGGCGTACGGTCACGGTCGACTCGGCCGGCCGGTTCACGGCCACGCTCGGCGCCGGCAGCGCGGTGGCCCTGCACGTGAACGCCCGCACCTGCGCGGGCGGCAGCACCCCGCCGCCCGCCTCGGACGCCGGGGCCTCGTTCGGCGTGAACGCCTCCACGGTCCTCGGCCAGAACATCCACGTGACGGGTGACCGGGCCGAGCTCGGGAACTGGAACGCCTCCGGCGCCCCGAAGTTGGACCCGGCGGCCTACCCGGTGTGGAAGCTCGACGTCTCGCTCCCGCCCGGCACGTTCTTCTCGTACAAGTACGTGCGCAAGGACGCCTCCGGGAACGTCACCTGGGAGAGCGGCGCCAACCGCTCCGCCACCGTTCCCGCGAGCGGTCGGGTCACGTTGACCGACACCTGGCGCAACTGA
- a CDS encoding LacI family DNA-binding transcriptional regulator — translation MAGVTNPLRLTDIAAQAQVSEATVSRVLNGKAGVADGTRHKVLAALDLLGYERPVRLKRRSNGLVGLLIPELTNPIFPAFAQVIEQALAGHGYTPVLCTQTPGGATEDELVEQLEERGVTGIVFLSGLHADSSTDPSRYQRLASRGVPFVLINGFNEHVNAPFISPDDRAAADMAVRHLEDLGHRRIGLAIGPTRYVPSARKEAGFTAALPSAAAEGLIQRTLFTVEGGHAAGGALLDRGCTGIVCGSDPMALGVIRAARERGLRVPEDVSVVGFDDSPLIAFTDPPLTTVRQPVRAMATAAVGALLEAVSGTPVQRTEYVFQPELVVRGSTGQGPGD, via the coding sequence GTGGCAGGGGTGACCAACCCCCTCAGGCTGACGGACATCGCCGCGCAGGCCCAGGTCAGCGAGGCGACCGTCAGTCGCGTCCTCAACGGGAAGGCGGGCGTCGCGGACGGCACCCGGCACAAGGTGCTGGCCGCGCTCGACCTGTTGGGCTACGAACGCCCGGTGCGGCTCAAACGCCGCAGCAACGGCCTCGTCGGCCTGCTCATCCCGGAACTCACCAACCCCATCTTCCCGGCGTTCGCCCAGGTCATAGAGCAGGCGCTGGCGGGGCACGGGTACACGCCGGTGCTCTGTACCCAGACGCCGGGCGGGGCCACCGAGGACGAGTTGGTCGAGCAACTGGAGGAGCGGGGGGTCACCGGCATCGTCTTCCTGTCCGGCCTGCACGCGGACTCCTCCACCGACCCCTCGCGCTACCAGCGGCTCGCCTCCCGGGGCGTGCCGTTCGTCCTGATCAACGGTTTCAACGAGCACGTCAACGCGCCCTTCATCTCCCCGGACGACCGGGCGGCCGCCGACATGGCAGTCCGGCACCTCGAAGACCTCGGGCACCGCCGCATCGGCCTGGCCATCGGGCCGACGCGCTACGTCCCGTCGGCGCGCAAGGAGGCCGGCTTCACCGCCGCCCTGCCCTCGGCCGCCGCCGAAGGGCTCATCCAACGCACCCTGTTCACCGTCGAGGGCGGCCACGCGGCGGGCGGAGCCCTGCTCGACCGCGGGTGCACCGGCATCGTGTGCGGCAGCGACCCGATGGCGCTCGGTGTCATCCGCGCGGCCCGGGAGCGGGGACTGCGCGTACCGGAGGACGTGTCGGTCGTCGGCTTCGACGACTCCCCGCTGATCGCCTTCACCGACCCCCCGCTGACCACGGTCCGCCAACCGGTCCGCGCGATGGCCACGGCCGCGGTGGGCGCCCTGCTCGAAGCGGTGTCGGGAACACCGGTCCAGCGCACGGAGTACGTCTTCCAACCGGAACTGGTGGTGAGGGGCTCGACGGGCCAGGGGCCGGGGGACTGA
- a CDS encoding sugar ABC transporter permease, translating to MTVSTATNKEQAAGPRRGRRSPTASVGLHATLVVASVIAVFPVLWVLLTSIKPAKHAISTDFVKEPTLDNYRYLVESTSFFSWFANSVLVAGVTTILGVFIAATTGYAVSRFKFPGMKPLMWTLLITQMFPMAILIVPLYNLMGQLGLLNQPVGLIITYLTIAVPFCAWMMKGFFDTIPVEIDESGRVDGLNPFGTFWRLILPLAKPGLAVTGFYAFITAWGEVAYASAFMVGDENLTLAGGLQTFVTQYTSNWGAMTAASVLIAIPAAVFFLFAQRHLVAGMTAGATKG from the coding sequence GTGACCGTGTCGACCGCCACCAACAAGGAACAGGCGGCCGGACCCCGCCGGGGACGCCGCTCCCCGACCGCCTCCGTCGGCCTGCACGCCACCCTCGTCGTCGCGTCCGTCATCGCCGTCTTCCCGGTCCTGTGGGTCCTGCTGACCTCCATCAAGCCCGCGAAGCACGCCATCAGCACCGACTTCGTGAAGGAACCCACCCTCGACAACTACCGCTACCTGGTGGAGTCGACCTCCTTCTTCTCCTGGTTCGCCAACTCCGTCCTCGTCGCCGGCGTCACCACGATCCTCGGCGTGTTCATCGCGGCCACCACCGGCTACGCCGTCAGCCGGTTCAAGTTCCCCGGCATGAAACCCCTCATGTGGACCCTGCTCATCACGCAGATGTTCCCCATGGCCATCCTCATCGTCCCGCTCTACAACCTCATGGGACAGCTCGGCCTGCTCAACCAGCCCGTCGGCCTGATCATCACGTACCTCACCATCGCCGTGCCCTTCTGCGCCTGGATGATGAAGGGCTTCTTCGACACCATCCCGGTGGAGATCGACGAATCCGGCCGCGTCGACGGACTCAACCCCTTCGGCACCTTCTGGCGACTGATCCTGCCCCTGGCCAAACCCGGCCTCGCCGTGACCGGCTTCTACGCCTTCATCACCGCCTGGGGCGAAGTCGCCTACGCCTCCGCCTTCATGGTCGGCGACGAGAACCTCACCCTGGCCGGCGGACTGCAGACCTTCGTCACGCAGTACACCTCCAACTGGGGAGCGATGACCGCCGCCTCGGTCCTCATCGCCATCCCCGCCGCCGTCTTCTTCCTCTTCGCCCAGCGTCACCTCGTCGCCGGAATGACCGCAGGCGCGACCAAGGGCTGA